One genomic region from Thermoplasma sp. Kam2015 encodes:
- a CDS encoding J domain-containing protein, with protein MDPIPFSLFPKAELNLFSKRGEIDFRYRIDDIAANSIELYIYSYFVTPSSRNGKSWIVSGASVGGFPTVYEKRLRIHEIDWKFRRSAEGEIDLLLIYISGNGSMARSELVSDPRVRNEDIITAVKPLVAAARRFGMPKDGAQISYVYSEFEKTDGEKKLNMPDDERYFRVLGLLPTSNIGLITAAYRELAKQYHPDVAGGISEERMKEINEAYEHVISKLRNKNNTR; from the coding sequence ATGGATCCCATACCTTTTTCTCTATTTCCCAAGGCTGAACTGAACCTATTCAGCAAGAGGGGTGAAATAGATTTCAGGTACAGGATAGACGATATAGCCGCCAATAGTATCGAGCTCTACATATACTCATACTTCGTAACCCCATCCTCTAGAAACGGCAAATCGTGGATCGTATCTGGAGCTTCAGTTGGAGGTTTCCCAACTGTTTATGAGAAGAGGCTGCGCATCCATGAAATAGACTGGAAATTCAGAAGATCCGCAGAAGGGGAGATAGACCTGCTCCTCATTTATATATCTGGAAATGGTAGCATGGCGCGTTCAGAGCTCGTTAGCGATCCAAGGGTCAGAAATGAGGATATAATAACTGCTGTGAAGCCCCTCGTAGCCGCAGCCAGGCGCTTCGGAATGCCAAAAGATGGAGCTCAGATATCCTACGTCTATTCTGAGTTCGAGAAGACTGATGGCGAGAAGAAGCTCAATATGCCTGATGATGAAAGATATTTCAGAGTGTTGGGCCTGCTGCCGACATCAAACATAGGTCTCATCACGGCGGCATACCGGGAGCTAGCAAAGCAGTACCATCCAGATGTGGCTGGCGGAATCAGCGAGGAAAGAATGAAGGAGATCAATGAAGCATACGAACATGTGATATCAAAGTTAAGAAACAAAAATAATACCCGTTGA
- a CDS encoding acyl-CoA dehydrogenase family protein, which translates to MMCLSEEQQILRGSIRDFVKRYVIPKEKDIRNGDFPREIFKNLGKNGFFNVMIPGFGVQDSYSYSLITEEIASESPSLAWIYVTHVAAAYALSKLGSEEQRSEYVEKMADGSLISTIAITESASGATAAAVQSRAEKEGDYWRISGSKTFITMATEADVFLIMARSGKDKPAFTDFLIRSDDEGFSRSSSLYGSGLPGIGWGEINFENMRIGPERVLGNEGEGIKIIPTIAKVFTIGAASISLGIMDAINARVMEHIKERKINGSALISFQSVQDKFMHMYADAQAASALIYRAVINEDIKLSYAAKLFASERAIENAVVASKLFGANGYDRSVGIPKYVDDALAVPLHFINNDILIGLFTNSL; encoded by the coding sequence ATGATGTGCCTATCAGAGGAACAGCAGATCCTCAGGGGAAGTATCAGAGATTTTGTGAAAAGATACGTGATCCCCAAGGAGAAGGATATAAGAAATGGCGATTTCCCAAGGGAAATATTCAAGAATCTGGGTAAGAATGGCTTCTTCAACGTAATGATACCGGGCTTCGGCGTTCAGGACAGCTATTCATACTCCCTTATAACCGAAGAAATAGCATCAGAATCGCCTTCGCTGGCCTGGATCTATGTGACGCATGTCGCAGCTGCCTATGCGTTATCCAAGCTGGGAAGTGAAGAACAGAGATCAGAATACGTTGAAAAGATGGCAGATGGCAGCCTCATATCTACCATAGCCATAACCGAATCCGCATCTGGTGCAACAGCCGCTGCAGTTCAATCCAGAGCCGAAAAGGAAGGTGATTATTGGAGGATCAGCGGATCGAAGACATTCATAACCATGGCAACGGAAGCTGACGTTTTTCTTATCATGGCACGCTCGGGCAAGGATAAACCGGCCTTCACGGACTTCCTGATCAGGAGCGATGATGAAGGCTTTTCCAGATCTTCGTCCCTGTATGGAAGTGGACTTCCCGGCATTGGCTGGGGAGAAATAAACTTTGAAAATATGAGGATCGGACCGGAACGCGTGCTTGGAAATGAAGGTGAGGGAATAAAGATAATACCAACCATTGCCAAGGTTTTCACAATAGGCGCAGCGTCCATATCGCTGGGCATAATGGACGCCATAAACGCCCGCGTCATGGAACACATCAAGGAGAGAAAGATAAATGGATCCGCGCTCATTTCATTCCAGTCTGTTCAGGACAAATTCATGCATATGTATGCAGACGCACAGGCAGCCAGTGCGCTGATATACAGGGCCGTAATAAACGAGGATATCAAACTCTCATATGCAGCAAAGTTGTTTGCCAGCGAGAGAGCCATAGAGAACGCAGTAGTTGCCTCGAAACTGTTCGGTGCCAATGGTTACGATAGATCCGTGGGAATTCCGAAATACGTTGACGATGCACTTGCCGTACCACTTCACTTCATAAACAATGACATACTGATCGGCCTCTTCACAAACTCGCTATAA
- a CDS encoding alkaline phosphatase family protein, with product MRRAVVILIISLFLITLISPAVSAQASSQTRTPIKHVIAVLFENHTFDNFFGIYPYDNASWNESMIRSMTVPENLIGTGHLSQLRAVPNGVYSTPDPVEGYTAYHLDWNHGKMNNFVNGSGPQSMEYYTSYQLGLEWSIASEYAIADRYFAPQLSESAPNTLYYIAGFSPVINDYGPPPSFPMSETIFGELSHYGISWNIYVQNNTTGNFDNMQHYISNWNQYSGHLLSWSDLISEAQNNSLPAVSYVFSEGPPGFSQAPPSNVEKGEIWLAYLINEIEESPSWNSTAIFITYDDPGGFYDQVDPPMMDGVQLGMRLPMILVSPFAKEDYVSNTVMTHTSIIAFIDYNWEIPALNKFVSLSKIPLDMFDFSMPYKNGCVARPPIDLQSEQHLPPNLHLSIDPKVIDYNFSGTFPFVPQYSYGVLPYPREGASNVTLSSLHY from the coding sequence ATGCGCAGAGCCGTCGTCATTTTGATCATATCGTTATTCTTGATCACTCTGATATCACCTGCAGTGAGTGCGCAGGCATCTTCTCAGACCAGAACGCCCATCAAGCATGTAATAGCTGTACTGTTCGAGAATCATACATTCGACAATTTCTTCGGCATATATCCCTATGACAATGCCTCATGGAACGAGAGCATGATCAGAAGCATGACGGTGCCGGAGAACCTGATTGGTACGGGACACCTTTCCCAATTGAGGGCCGTGCCCAATGGCGTTTACTCAACTCCAGATCCAGTGGAGGGATACACCGCCTACCATCTTGACTGGAATCATGGAAAGATGAACAACTTCGTAAATGGAAGCGGTCCACAGTCGATGGAATATTACACATCATATCAGCTTGGCCTTGAATGGTCCATAGCATCGGAGTACGCGATAGCCGATCGATACTTTGCCCCGCAGCTCTCAGAAAGTGCACCCAATACGCTGTATTACATAGCGGGATTTTCCCCAGTGATAAATGATTATGGCCCGCCCCCATCATTTCCAATGAGCGAGACAATATTCGGAGAACTGTCTCACTACGGAATAAGCTGGAATATATATGTACAGAACAATACAACAGGAAACTTTGATAACATGCAGCATTACATTTCAAACTGGAATCAATATTCCGGACATCTGCTGAGCTGGTCTGATCTAATATCGGAGGCGCAAAACAACTCGCTGCCTGCGGTCAGTTACGTTTTCTCAGAGGGCCCGCCTGGATTCAGCCAGGCACCGCCCAGCAACGTTGAAAAGGGGGAGATATGGCTGGCTTACCTGATCAACGAGATAGAGGAAAGTCCGTCATGGAACTCAACGGCCATCTTCATCACATATGATGATCCGGGCGGCTTCTATGACCAGGTCGATCCTCCGATGATGGATGGCGTGCAGCTAGGAATGCGCCTTCCAATGATACTGGTATCGCCATTTGCCAAGGAGGATTACGTTTCCAACACCGTTATGACACACACATCGATAATCGCATTTATCGATTATAATTGGGAAATTCCAGCACTGAACAAGTTCGTGTCTCTATCAAAAATACCGCTTGACATGTTCGATTTCAGCATGCCATATAAGAATGGCTGCGTAGCCAGACCACCCATAGATCTCCAGAGTGAACAACACCTCCCGCCAAATTTGCATTTGTCAATCGATCCAAAGGTGATCGATTATAATTTTTCTGGGACGTTTCCATTTGTACCCCAGTACAGCTATGGCGTGCTTCCATACCCCAGGGAAGGCGCCTCCAACGTTACTCTTTCGTCCCTGCATTATTGA
- a CDS encoding exodeoxyribonuclease III, with amino-acid sequence MLYKFLSWNVNGLRAAVKNGAASVFTGDDYFGIALQETKADSTNVPEEMYHLGYFLYNNPAKKKGYSGTMSLVKEKPLGVSYGFENEEGRILNLEFEKFYFINVYFPNSQHGLTRLDLKLEFDEKFLEYANELRKKKPLIICGDFNVAHEEIDIARPKDNENNAGFTRQERDWMTKFLSSGYVDTYRIFVKEGGHYSWWSYRFNARAKNIGWRIDYFVVSDDIKDRVKKAEILENVTGSDHAPVTLEVDL; translated from the coding sequence ATGCTTTACAAATTTTTGTCATGGAATGTGAACGGCCTCAGAGCCGCAGTTAAAAATGGTGCTGCGTCTGTCTTCACAGGTGACGATTATTTTGGAATCGCCCTGCAGGAGACGAAGGCCGACAGCACGAACGTTCCTGAAGAGATGTACCATCTTGGCTATTTCCTTTACAACAATCCGGCAAAGAAGAAGGGATACAGCGGGACCATGAGCCTCGTGAAGGAGAAACCACTAGGAGTTTCATATGGTTTCGAGAACGAGGAGGGCAGAATACTGAACCTAGAATTTGAAAAATTCTATTTCATCAACGTTTATTTCCCAAACTCCCAGCATGGCCTCACCAGACTGGATCTGAAGCTTGAATTTGATGAAAAATTTCTCGAATACGCAAATGAACTGAGAAAGAAAAAGCCGCTGATCATATGCGGTGATTTCAATGTGGCCCATGAGGAGATAGATATAGCCAGACCAAAGGACAACGAGAACAATGCCGGATTCACAAGGCAGGAGAGGGACTGGATGACGAAGTTCCTGAGCAGCGGATACGTCGATACATACAGGATCTTCGTCAAGGAAGGCGGGCATTACTCATGGTGGTCCTACAGGTTCAACGCCAGAGCAAAGAATATAGGATGGCGAATAGACTATTTCGTCGTGAGCGATGATATAAAGGACAGGGTCAAAAAGGCAGAGATCCTGGAAAATGTAACCGGATCCGATCACGCGCCGGTGACGCTGGAAGTGGATCTCTGA
- a CDS encoding AMP-binding protein: protein MGFNFVRDVIEKNDKRKTALIVADSDLNSKSETYGMFLKKSYRLANYLYDLKVRPGNRIMIMMENSLEIYHGVTASIALGAVYAPTASILPDAQIQYRVDHLHPKVILADNGSCERLKQYGDRVINLEDGNLSRELEEYPETFTRFFDDPSADHVIFFTSGTEGNPKMVLHNNSYPMGHKTTAKWLDLKAHDTHWNISSPGWAKWGWSSYYSPMIAGSTVFNMKYRKFDPENALNAMEKFSITSICAPPTVWRMFLLQDLTSRRLKLRKAASAGEPLNPEIIDRIRNTLGVTVKDGYGQSESTLMVGNLENQRIKPGSMGKPLDPYRILIVDESGNRLPPNTAGYIAVDVSRRPEGLFVSYMNDPSLTAERFRNGLYYTGDMGYMDDDGYVWFVSRSDDVIKSSDYRIGPFEVESALLRHPAVAESAVVGTPDEIRGDLVKAFVVLKSGYSPSEDLARELSMHVRNLVGPHARPKKIEFVSDLPKTISGKIIRKELRKIELEKYRGSGSRNEEKSMGFEFYVD, encoded by the coding sequence ATGGGCTTCAACTTTGTTAGAGATGTGATAGAAAAGAATGATAAGAGAAAAACTGCCCTCATAGTAGCTGATAGCGATCTAAACTCCAAGAGCGAAACATATGGAATGTTCCTCAAGAAATCATACAGGCTTGCAAATTATCTCTACGATCTGAAGGTCAGGCCAGGGAACAGGATAATGATAATGATGGAGAACTCGCTCGAAATATACCATGGGGTGACGGCTTCAATAGCCCTAGGGGCCGTATATGCGCCTACAGCATCGATCCTGCCTGACGCACAGATACAGTACAGGGTCGATCACCTTCACCCGAAGGTCATACTGGCCGACAACGGATCATGTGAGCGGCTCAAACAGTACGGAGACAGGGTGATAAACCTGGAAGATGGAAACTTATCAAGAGAACTGGAGGAATACCCGGAAACATTCACCAGGTTCTTCGATGATCCCTCGGCGGATCATGTCATATTCTTCACATCTGGAACAGAGGGAAATCCAAAGATGGTACTGCACAACAACTCCTATCCAATGGGTCACAAAACAACCGCTAAGTGGCTGGATCTCAAGGCGCACGATACCCACTGGAACATAAGCAGTCCAGGGTGGGCCAAATGGGGATGGTCATCGTACTATTCGCCCATGATAGCAGGGTCGACCGTATTCAACATGAAATACAGGAAGTTCGATCCAGAGAACGCTCTAAACGCAATGGAAAAATTCTCCATAACAAGCATATGCGCTCCACCCACCGTGTGGCGCATGTTCCTGCTTCAGGATCTGACGTCGAGAAGGCTCAAATTGAGAAAAGCGGCTTCAGCTGGAGAACCGCTGAATCCGGAGATAATCGATCGTATAAGGAACACTCTCGGCGTGACGGTAAAGGATGGCTACGGTCAATCCGAATCCACCCTCATGGTTGGCAATCTTGAGAACCAGAGAATAAAGCCCGGATCCATGGGCAAGCCACTCGATCCATACAGGATACTGATAGTGGATGAATCCGGCAATCGCCTGCCTCCCAATACCGCGGGATACATTGCAGTAGATGTGAGCAGAAGGCCTGAGGGTCTGTTCGTATCATACATGAACGACCCATCGCTGACCGCAGAACGCTTCAGAAACGGCCTGTACTATACAGGCGATATGGGTTATATGGACGATGATGGATACGTGTGGTTCGTATCCAGATCCGATGACGTGATAAAGTCATCTGACTACAGAATAGGTCCATTCGAGGTTGAATCAGCACTTCTGAGGCATCCGGCGGTGGCCGAATCTGCAGTGGTTGGAACGCCTGACGAGATACGTGGAGATCTGGTGAAGGCCTTCGTTGTTCTGAAATCAGGTTACAGCCCGTCTGAGGATCTTGCCAGAGAACTCAGCATGCATGTGAGGAACCTTGTCGGTCCCCATGCAAGGCCAAAGAAGATAGAGTTTGTCAGCGATCTGCCGAAGACGATAAGCGGAAAGATAATAAGAAAGGAGCTCAGGAAGATCGAGCTGGAGAAATATAGGGGATCCGGATCCCGTAATGAGGAAAAATCCATGGGATTCGAATTCTATGTGGACTGA
- the glyA gene encoding serine hydroxymethyltransferase encodes MSYEDAQYIREMAMKHSDMFGDGIALIASENIMSPLAKEVMISDLESRYAEGLPHHRYYQGNYYVDLIEDRTNELLSKLFRTSQTDPRPISGTNANSAAIYALANPGDLVAAPALSGGGHISAAEFGILGMRSVRTINYPYDSDTMTIDPDEASKMIIKEKPKVCLFGQSVFMFPVPLKEMSDAFREAGCKVWYDGAHVLGLIAGGKFQDPLREGADIMTGSTHKTFPGPQHGVVLGNTDEDTWKAVRRAVFPGVLSNHHLNAMAALGITAAEELEFGRKYAEDIIANAKTLAEELYASGFKVLAEKRGFTESHTMAVDVSGNGGGKYVAETLEKCGIILNKNLLPWDDNKKSQNPSGIRIGVQEATRVGMGKSEMKEIASFITRAIIKHEDPDRIRQDVKQLKSGFREVKYCYGKMDGYSYIKLI; translated from the coding sequence ATGTCATATGAAGATGCCCAGTACATAAGAGAAATGGCGATGAAGCACAGCGACATGTTCGGAGACGGCATCGCTCTGATAGCCTCTGAAAATATAATGAGCCCGCTGGCGAAGGAGGTAATGATCAGCGATCTGGAATCCAGGTATGCCGAGGGATTGCCCCATCATAGGTACTATCAGGGAAACTACTACGTCGATCTAATAGAGGACAGAACAAACGAACTTCTTTCAAAGCTTTTCAGGACGAGCCAGACCGATCCGAGGCCAATATCCGGGACCAATGCAAATTCAGCCGCCATATATGCACTGGCAAACCCAGGCGATCTTGTTGCCGCGCCCGCACTGTCTGGAGGTGGGCATATAAGCGCTGCCGAATTCGGAATTCTTGGTATGCGTTCTGTCCGCACCATAAACTATCCCTATGATAGTGATACTATGACCATAGATCCAGACGAAGCCTCAAAGATGATAATTAAGGAGAAGCCAAAGGTGTGCCTTTTCGGCCAGTCTGTCTTCATGTTCCCGGTACCGCTCAAGGAGATGTCTGATGCATTCAGAGAAGCAGGATGCAAGGTTTGGTACGACGGCGCACATGTTCTCGGCCTTATAGCGGGCGGTAAATTCCAGGATCCGCTCAGGGAAGGGGCAGATATAATGACTGGGAGCACGCACAAGACGTTCCCCGGCCCACAGCACGGCGTCGTACTGGGCAACACGGACGAAGACACTTGGAAAGCTGTCAGGCGGGCAGTATTTCCTGGAGTACTGAGCAACCACCACCTCAACGCGATGGCAGCTCTTGGCATAACGGCAGCTGAGGAGCTGGAATTTGGAAGGAAATACGCAGAAGATATCATAGCGAACGCCAAGACGCTTGCGGAGGAGCTCTATGCAAGCGGATTCAAGGTGCTTGCCGAGAAAAGGGGTTTCACGGAATCGCACACGATGGCGGTGGACGTCAGCGGAAACGGCGGAGGAAAGTATGTGGCGGAAACCCTTGAAAAATGCGGTATAATACTCAATAAGAACCTGCTTCCATGGGATGACAACAAGAAATCACAGAACCCAAGCGGCATCAGGATTGGAGTGCAGGAGGCAACACGCGTCGGTATGGGAAAATCCGAAATGAAGGAGATAGCGTCGTTCATAACCAGAGCCATAATAAAGCATGAGGATCCGGACAGAATCAGGCAGGACGTGAAACAGCTAAAATCTGGATTCAGAGAGGTCAAATACTGTTATGGAAAGATGGACGGATATTCCTATATAAAACTGATCTGA
- a CDS encoding ATPase, translated as MVTTVDALLAIAASISIAGGLIGTGMAQQGIGAAGMGIIAEKPEKFGQVLFFFVIPETLWVIGLALGIILLLHII; from the coding sequence ATGGTAACTACAGTGGATGCTCTCTTAGCTATTGCGGCTTCTATCTCAATAGCCGGTGGCCTGATAGGTACTGGTATGGCTCAGCAGGGAATTGGAGCCGCAGGTATGGGTATAATCGCAGAAAAGCCTGAAAAATTCGGTCAGGTACTGTTCTTCTTCGTCATACCTGAGACACTCTGGGTTATAGGACTTGCCCTAGGTATCATACTGCTGCTACATATAATCTGA
- a CDS encoding V-type ATP synthase subunit E: protein MSLEEVLNDIERDKEERKKQIADAASQETAKIEREREEKIQALQTEYENRMREEGDRLYSSIIDRANVEARNTIRMRVQEILDQYAAKADEWIKNLPQSKEYADILKKMIDVSIKSLGQDCVIRANKADRDKIPGKNVDFGDVDPFGGILATTKDGRVELDLRLSKIENDILERLKVRLYSMIED from the coding sequence ATGTCCCTTGAAGAAGTGCTGAATGATATAGAACGCGATAAGGAAGAGAGGAAGAAGCAGATAGCGGATGCTGCGTCTCAGGAAACCGCAAAGATAGAGCGGGAGAGGGAAGAGAAAATACAGGCCCTGCAGACGGAATATGAGAACAGAATGAGGGAGGAAGGCGATAGATTATACAGCTCAATCATAGACAGGGCCAACGTCGAGGCAAGGAACACCATACGGATGAGGGTTCAGGAGATACTGGATCAGTACGCTGCCAAGGCCGATGAATGGATAAAGAACCTTCCACAGTCTAAGGAATACGCGGACATACTGAAGAAGATGATCGATGTTTCCATAAAATCCCTTGGTCAGGACTGCGTGATCAGGGCCAATAAAGCAGATCGCGATAAGATTCCAGGCAAGAATGTGGATTTTGGAGACGTGGATCCGTTCGGCGGCATTCTTGCCACGACGAAGGATGGCAGGGTCGAACTCGATCTCAGATTATCGAAGATAGAGAATGATATCCTGGAACGGCTCAAGGTACGGCTATATTCCATGATAGAGGATTGA
- a CDS encoding V-type ATP synthase subunit C: MDSTYIGSFGRLKVYETEFFSRQQIDQMLSMSDPKDVSAFLYNGPYREDFDSLSAIFKDPELTEMAVNRHMVRNNRIALFSVPPLAKNAITAYLSKWDIENIKTVISAKFLGHGIRDAEPFLISFRDVPLGIMTGTLTNEDYRNMINLSNIEAILNYLARFGYGTYMMQFLEDYRKTGDISPMLYSLDRYYYMNLISSLKYYRGDEGPVLNYVRSEIDRQNIVTMLKGKVLKIPFERMTSGIMEGGNISTGKLREIYSSQDVISVVDSLKPYYDLEPQKKEYQESNDLYHFDIALRNIIAKRYMDTMSMLPLSLDSIFYFILKSEFERHNVRTIYLSKVNGMPREIAEKLLITEMV; this comes from the coding sequence ATGGATTCCACCTACATAGGATCTTTTGGGAGGCTAAAGGTTTATGAGACAGAGTTCTTCAGCCGCCAGCAGATAGACCAGATGCTCTCCATGTCTGATCCGAAGGATGTGTCCGCTTTCCTCTATAATGGACCGTACCGAGAAGATTTCGACAGCCTTTCCGCCATCTTCAAAGATCCGGAATTGACGGAGATGGCTGTGAACAGGCACATGGTCAGGAACAATAGGATAGCTCTTTTCTCCGTGCCTCCACTTGCAAAGAATGCGATCACGGCCTACCTGAGCAAGTGGGATATAGAAAATATAAAGACCGTCATCTCCGCAAAATTCCTTGGCCATGGGATAAGGGACGCTGAACCCTTCCTCATAAGCTTCCGCGATGTTCCTCTTGGCATAATGACCGGGACACTCACGAATGAAGATTACAGGAACATGATAAACCTGTCAAACATCGAGGCAATACTCAACTATCTGGCCAGATTCGGATATGGAACATACATGATGCAGTTCCTTGAAGATTACAGGAAAACCGGAGACATATCGCCCATGCTGTATTCTCTTGACAGGTACTACTACATGAACCTGATTTCTTCGCTGAAATATTATCGCGGCGATGAGGGGCCTGTGCTGAATTATGTGAGATCCGAGATAGACAGGCAGAACATAGTCACGATGCTCAAGGGTAAGGTCCTGAAGATACCCTTTGAGAGGATGACATCCGGCATCATGGAGGGTGGAAATATCAGTACGGGGAAGCTTCGTGAGATATACTCCTCGCAGGACGTAATATCCGTGGTAGATTCTCTGAAGCCGTATTATGACCTTGAACCCCAGAAGAAGGAGTATCAGGAGTCCAACGATCTTTATCATTTCGATATTGCCCTGAGAAACATAATTGCAAAGCGCTACATGGATACCATGTCCATGCTTCCGCTGTCGCTTGACAGCATCTTCTATTTCATCCTGAAGAGCGAGTTTGAAAGGCACAACGTGAGAACCATATATCTCTCAAAGGTCAACGGCATGCCAAGGGAGATAGCGGAAAAACTGCTCATAACGGAGATGGTGTGA